The sequence below is a genomic window from Coffea arabica cultivar ET-39 chromosome 8e, Coffea Arabica ET-39 HiFi, whole genome shotgun sequence.
CCATCCCTAAAATGAGCTGATTTTGGGGAAAAAGAGATTTGAGTGAGCTGTTTTTcggggaaaaagaagaattcACGCGAATGTGGATGATTTTTTGAGAGGTAATCGAAAGGAAGTACAATTAGTTGCTCGAGGAATTGACAGAAAATTGAAGATTTTGCAGGCTTCTAGATTTTGGGGGAAAAAATTTTACTGACCTAACTTTTGGGGCAGGACAAAAATTCACGTGCGTGTGGAGGATTTTGTGGGTTGCAATCAAAAGGAAGGACAATTGGTTGTTGAAGGAATTGgtagaaaactgaaaattttgcaGGCTGATTCGACGGGAAGAAAGCGGCTatttgagagaaagaaagaggctACTCGGCGggaaaaaagggaaagggaaaaaggggGAAGGAAATTCTGGTAAATGAAGAAGAAGGAAGCTCGATGACTAATAAGACCATTAAGCTACTGTTGACTAACTTACATCATGAGTCATCAGTCATACTAATCATGCTAACAGGCAGGAACATTACTTCTAACGGGTATGACTGCAttaatttgtataattatataattaataatataatGTAATTCAAAACAGCCCATGTGATAAAAAAATCCACAAATAGTCTACAATTATTGCATTTGACCAGAAAATTATCAAAGAGATattttcaaatatacaaaaataacACTAAATAGTTAGCAACTATTTAATGAGCTAGTTTTCATAAAAAGATTCAATTGACCTTTCAAACCAATTAAAAACCAATCAAAaggaacaaataaaaataattatataatgtAATTCAAAACAACCCATAATGTAATTCAAAACAACCCATGTGATAAAAAAACCCACAAATAGTCTACAATTATTTGCATTTGACCAGAAAATTATAAAAGAGATattttcaaatatacaaaaataacACTAAATAGTTAGCAACTATTTAATGAGCTACTTTTCATAAAAAGATTCAATTGACCTTTCAAACCAATTAAAAACCAATCAAAaggaacaaataaaaataattatataatgtattatataatgtaatTCAAAACAACCCATGTGATAAAAAGGTCCACAAATAGTCTACAATTATTTGCATCTGACcagaaaattataaaagatatattttcaaatatacaaaaataacCCTAAATAGTTAGCAACTATTTAATGAGGTAGTTTTCATAAAAGGATTCAATTGACCTTTCAAACcaattaaaaacaaaacaaaaggaacaaataaaaataattaaaccatTGTTACCAATTAGCCCCTAAATAGTAAGGAACTATTAAGACCTTTAATTTCAAGACCAAGGCTCAAATAGGCATTTCTCACTCTTTGAATCCCAAAAATCAGAAAACAAACTCCTTCCTAACTCCTTCCTCTAACAATATATTGACACTTGGCATTAAAGGGAGAACTTGAGTTGTTCTCTTATCTAGTAGGTAGATAGGGGCGGATACCCCCtgtatcagaaaaaaaaaaaaaacatataggGGCGGATAAATCTTCGAACTTTTTCATTCTTGAGCCTCTGTTTCCtaacttcttgttttttttattcttcttgaaAGAATTTGGTACTGTATGGATTTTATATGGTTATGATgattaagaaataaataaacattTCGGCAAatacttttcaaattttctaaATGTTGGACATGATGGTTGCGAAATGAATTGGCATTTAGATTTGTTAGCAAATGTGAAGGATATGAtggttaaaaataaattaacattTCGGCAAATAATATTTGAATTTTCTAAATGTTGGACATAATGGTTGCGAAATGAATTGTCATTTAGATATATTACAATTTAATATGACATGTTTTTTGTATTGTGttacaaaaaaatttcttttgtaATGCATGTTTGCACTAGGTAGACGgtagctaatttttttttaaatttttaagcAAAATGCGAGTAAAATTTATGAAGTGAAAAGGTGGAAGGGATGActacaaattatttaaatatttCATAGATTAAGTTATTATTTATAAATTTCTATATTTTATGTATTTTCatatctatttattttttataacatTCTTTGTAACCGTGCATAGCACGGATTTCTAGACTAGCTAaaacaaaagagagaagaagaagaagaaaaaatactCAACTTATGATTTAATGAAGGTGGCTCTACTAGACAACAAAAAACACAAATATCACAAGCCaaaacctatatatatatatatatatatatatatatatataaaactaCTACCAGACAAAAACCCAAGGAATAAAAAATCTGTTGATAATGCCATATCTTAGATTTTATTTTCACAACAATTCTTTTACAAAATACCAAACCTACCCTTCCCAAGTCCAAGTGTATTTTGTGTTTAGAAGGGGTacttttttatcattttaagaaaagttaacaaagaaataaaatatgcGATGCGGCAATATTGTTTGCCGAATGTAAAAATGTGGGATCGGTGCAGTGCTTAAAAGAGAGTTCTTAGTATCTTTTTCACTATTAGATTCACGATTCGAATCCATTATGTACTTGAAAGTTAGAGATGAGAAGGTTGAAAGTTAGAAATGAGAAGGGCATGAGAAAAAGCGggagaattaaaataaaaaaatgaaaacctaAAATGACAACAGGAAGTCTTAAAGCCCAAGCCATAGGCCTAAATTCAGACCCAAAGAAAGCCCATTGGTCAAATGACCACGCCCCTAGAAGACATATTGAGTGAGACTAGGATTTACAACCGTGTCGAACAAGGATTGTGATTTGCCCGTTGTTGTTACGTAAACATATAGGGGTGGATAAATCTTCGAACTTTTTCATTCTTGTGTCTCAGTTTCCTAACTTCTTTTCGCAACAAAACAGGATGTGGATCAGAGAAAAAACTCTCGGCAGTGGTAGCTTTGGCTTTGTGTCGATAGCCAAGACTATCCCAAGCAGCTTCCCGGACGATGAAGAAGATCAATTGTTCTTTGATCTTCCGCCCATTATCGCAGTCAAGTCAGCAGAGTTTTCCTGTTCTGAGTCTCTTCAGAGGGAGAGATTATTGCTTCATGAATTTCAGAACTGCCCACAAATCATCCATTGTTATGGTGCCGACGTAAGCGAAGAAGACGGTCATTTACTGTATAACATGTTGCTTGAGTTTGCCTCTGGTGGAAGCTTGGCGGATTACGTTCATGGTTCTCAATATGGTTTGCTTGAGGAGGAAGTTAAACAGTTTACACGATCGGTGCTTCTGGGATTGAGTTACATTCACGCAGAGGGTTATGCGCATTGTGATATAAAGCCGGCCAATATCCTACTGGTTGATGACGAAGAGGGAAACAGAACGGCAAAGATTTCTGATTTTGGGCTCGCAACAAAGGTTTCGAAAAGGCGGACagggaggaaaagaaagaagggtaACAGGGGAACGTTGTTTTATATGGCTCCTGAGTCAGTTATGTTTGGTGAATATGATTCTAAGGTGGATATTTGGGCACTTGGTTGTACTGTTATAGAGATGTTCACCAAGAAACCCGCCTGGGACTTTGATTTTGGTCAATGTACTGATCTTGATGATTTCGACGAGTTTTTTGACCGGATTAAGAATGAAGAGGTGGAAATTCCACGTGGGTTGTCGAAGGATGCTCAGGATTTCCTGGCAAAGTGTTTGATCAAGAATCCTGGATTAAGGTGGACTGCAGATATGCTTTCGAGTCATCCGTTTGTTTCAGGTTTGGACAAAGCTCCTGTTGATCAGGAAATCTCAGAGGAATCAGCGTTTAGTCCAATGTCAGACGAACCAAGGATCGGAAGCTCTGAGGATGATGAATCAAGTAAGGACATGGATTCGATCAAGCCAATGTTGCTGCTGAAGAATCTTGCTAGACTGGataaagttgcagcagagaacTCTGTTTCTGACAGGAGCTTGGGCCTGAAGCCAACACTGAATGAATCCGTATCAGAGAaatcctatgaattccgactctTCAAGAGGAGAAAAGGATTGGATcctgaagttctttatgaagGAATCCAGTGCAATGCCAATTTTGGATTTTTACAAGCCTGTTGATTTGCTTGGGCATGAACAGAGAAGTCACAAGACTGCATCTCTTTTGGGGTTTCTTAATCTTTTCAATGAGggaacttacttttttttttttttctaattcagATACTGATTAGTGATTAGAGCGTACATTCTTCAAAAAACACGTAGGTTTTATACTTTGTTATTCAGGCTAAGCTTATAAGGTGGTtgtttttttgacctttttgagCCTCAAAATTTGAGGATATTCAATTACATACTTGAGCATGTGAATGACTCTTATTCTGCAATTGTAACTGGCAGTCGTTTCTGAAATCGATTCAGGATTTCAAGCTGTGCTGCAATTTGTCTTTTCTTCCTTCTACTGAAAATATTCAATATGCCATGTTGGTTTTACTCCAGATTTTTGGCTTTATAGTGGTTAAATTGTACTGGAACACTATTGTCAGAATACTgaagacctttttttttttttttttttaatttctagcTGGGAACTTCAGCATTGTTCATTAAGCAATTTCTGATTCTTTGGGATATCCATTTGTTTCATAGTGGATGATGTCTATCCTTTTTAGTCATATCCAGATGATGCCTCTGTTATTTGGGGTATATCACAAGTCTTCTATTTGTCCATctgtttcaatttttttttttgtcgaaacgatagCTTTGTATTTCATTTCTAAAACTTTACAGTAAATGGACAAAGGTCCAATCAAAAGGACAACAGTCGTACATATGACAATGATGCATTAGCATCTAAAAGTGGGATTAACCCACTCTTCATCTACCCAAATGTTAAGAGCATGCATGCTCAGTTTAATGCTATCTACCTTCCCCGAAACTGCAAAAGAGAAAGAGCACTGATGAAACAGATTACAAATGGACTTGATATCCTCAATAAGAGTAGCTACTCGCCAGTTGCTGTACCTTGATTCCATAATATCTTCCACTAGTCTTTGATTGTCCAGCTCTACTGTGATTCTCCTCCATCCTTGGTTGGCCGCTTTTAGTAAAGCCAGTCTCACTGCTTCTGCTTGATCTTGCACTTGTCCATCTGTTTCACGATTAGATGACTTCTGTATTTTAGGGTATAAGATTTCTGTTATTGGTTCTAAATCTCCAAACAGATAGGCCCATCTTAATGCATTTTATGATTTGTTCTTGTAACTTTTTTGGTTGCTGCAACTTCTTTTTTCTTACAAGAATATCactgttttcttcttttgtggAAGTTGTAGCAGCCATGAGATGAAAGACTAGTGAAGTTAGATCTTTCCTAACAAAATTGCATTCTCATTCTAAGTTTTTGGAGCACTTTTATTGACCTAAAAGCCTCTTAAGAAATGAATGTAAAATGCAAAATGTGATTGAAAGTTGGAAACTTGAATATGAGAGCAAATTTCATTACTAAATGAGCCAATGAGCTGAGATGATATGCATACAACACATTACATTACCACATCTGGCCTTGGCAtgggaaaaaaaagagtaaaaaggagaaaaattagaaatacaAGAAAACCTAAACATTGAACCTAATAAAGAATATAGTATGGTTTACAATAcactaagaaaaaaaatcaggaaaaaattATTGGGATATAGCCAATTCTCCAATTGAAAATTGTGTTCATATTTTCTCAAACAAATATCTTCTGTGGTTTGTATGGGACATTGTCTCCTATGGTTGGTGTATATATATCTGATCTCCTTTGAGACTCTTCACCAGAACTATAGTATCTTTTGTTCTTTGCATGTTTCATCATCTTTGTCATGAAGTCTGCTTAGTGGAAGAATACCAGAGCTTCTTCTGGCAAATCAATATCTTCTCCTTGTCAACACCATACTCTGTATCTTCTTTACGGCATCCCCATTTCATGCCCTTAGCTATGGCTGCAACAGCATCAACATAAAAGCTGGACTCACGGACGATTGCATACCCGTTAGGCCGCAATATGCGATCCATCTCCAGCAAGATGTACTTCATTTCACATCTGCACATATAAAGAAGTGATAATGAGGAACAACAGAATCAGCAACTGAGTCTTAGATTATATGCACCATTTCTACCATTTTCGTTTAGTATCGCAAAAGTTCAGCAACCCACAAGTTTGTAGCTGGTATTATAAGGACCAAGGACCGGTATTATAATCACGTCACATATATCAGCCAAATGCAGGCCAAACACAAATCTAACAACATAAAATTCTCCTGTATAATCTAAGACTTCATGGATTGCTATGACTTGTATATtggcacaagaatgcacacacATGCACAGACACAAAGAGAGCAAGGAGGTAGCAAAATGAACTCCAAATGCTTCTGCAGCTACATACAGTGGTATACTTACCCCCAAGCAATGCCTGTGTTTCAAAAGCAACGGCCGaaacttaaacataaaaaagcaTTACTTGAACATCAAAGAAAATCCTAACAAATACTCTTCAGAACCAGCAAAGAAGAAACAGGCCCAAGCTGTTTCTTCCAACTTATTTCAGGTCCAGATGGCTAAGAACTACAATTATATTGCCGCATAATTGACCCACATCAACAGCAATGAAGATATGTGCAGACAACTAGCAGAAGGAATCATAAAGATGCCCATACCTGTGGCTTTCAGCAGTGAAGAGGCCATCTACATGAAGTATATCGTAAGTTCTTGGATATGTTGAAAAAGCCTCGCACCTTCAAATTCacagaaaagtaaataagaGAAACAACAACCCAGAACAAAATTTATGCTGCAATACTTGCAAACCAGGATAATACACATTTTGCTTCACACATTACCAGTCATGGTAGGTTCCAATAAGGCCCCGGTCAAACACCACAGCAAGTGTATTGCTTGCATATGAGGAAACCACATTCATCACCCACAAGGGATCATCAATCAAAGCCGCCGCAAAACCTCCATACAATGTGTTCATATCCATCACATTTCTTATCTTATCCGTCCCGATTGCAGGCAACAACTTCTTATAGTGCTTAGCTCGTGCCTTCCATTTACTATCATCATGATTGAAAGCACCATCACTGCCACCACGAACATCTGTAACACGTTCAGGAGCAACATGCAGTCTTTGGGGCCATTTGGGAATTGATTTCAACCCCAATTTCTTGTACTTATTATCAGGAACAACAGCACAAGGCCGAAGTGGAGTGTACCAAGCTGAATCTGGCTCAGTACCATCATCACACTTTGTTGGGTAGTTATCTGGAGAATCAAGCTTCTTGTAGCAGTTATTATCTGAAGATTTCTGCCACACAGCAATATCATCCTTCTTCTTGTAAAATGTGAAGCACATGGAAGTAAGCAATTCTTGCAATTTTTCATAGTCTGATTTCTGCTCTTCAATAGTAGTATTCCATCCTCTCCAGCGGTTTTCATAGTTCACAGGTGGGCCAGAGAGAACCCAAAAACCCCCAGGACGAAGTATACGATGTATTTCAAGAAGGTAAATTCCACCTGAAATAAAAAGGAGATACCCATCATCCAATAATGCCTTGGAAATCATTGCAGCATTCCCTATACCTACAGCTATAAATACAATGCTGAAGAATTGCAGTGATCaatttttattgctgaaaaaaaaaatgagattccCATCATCCAATAATGCCTTGGAAATCAATGCAGCATTCCCTATATCCACAGCTATAAACACAATGCTGAAGAATTGCAGTGATCAATTTTTATTGCTGGTCAAATTAACAGACATTATTCTGTCAAACTTTGACTCTCAAATGATAGCTAGATAATTCGGGGGATTCTATATCCGAACATTTGCTTAATACTACTCACCGAATTCAGTCCATGGGATAAGGCATCTTGAGCAATGAGCCATGTCAAATGAATTTGATGGAAAAGGAAGTCTCTGTGTTGAAATGATTCCCAAAATCGCAGGAATCCCACGTTCAAGAGCAAACTGAACTTGAGCCTCATGATTATCTCTTGGTGCAAGGGAGACTGTCAAAATATTGTGGTCTAGTAAATCACCTCCCCAGCTTGCAACCTAGAGATAGCAATGAAATTTAAAAGAATAAGAAATCAAGTCTTAACCATTTACTCGAAAATATTGCACGAAAGCAACATGCCTAACACCTTTACAATCATTAGTTTTCTTATGTTAAACTATTGTTTATTCTAGTAGATCACAACACTCCTCACCTCATCCCTACCAAAGCCCAAAAGGATAATAAAACTAGAACAGCTTCAAAACCCGTTTGTACAATTTTCTTCATCAGGATAAAAAAACAGACTGTTGTACTGAATCAGAATGTAGAAGTCTTTACTTATGATCCCTAAAGGAAAAGTTAAAAGCACAGTTTACCATAGGGGCTCCGATCTCTGGACAACTTGAAGCATAAAAGTTACCGTTGAAGCAAGAAGGACTGTATCCAATTATTAGAATTAAATTACATCAACAACTTAAGAGAACATCAAAATTCCTTTCGATAGACCATTGATGAAAATAATAGCTTTCCAGATATTTTATAATCCAACGGAAAAAGGGGacaatgaaaaaggaaaaacaatatTGGTAGTGTTGGTAGTGTTGATACAGAAACCAAACACATAATAAGTAACACAGACTCACCCCACACCCAGTATCAATGGCAGTGCGGATAGTCCCATCCTTCATTCCGGGAATGAGTTTCTGCATCCGATCAACATACTCTCCAACTCCGTTGGGGAACATGGTACCTCCACCAGGAAAGAGGAACTTGTCCCCTTCTTTCTTCAGCCAATGTTGATTGGACTTTTGTTTGTTAATCCAGTCATATGGAACATTTCTAAATAGCAACCCCATTTAGGAATGTCAGAACAAGACAAAACGTTCAAAATTTGAACTGCCAAGCAAATAGATGCAAAGATGAAATTATATCATGCACTATTACCTGTACCAACACTGATCTCGGCTCTTAGGCCATCTGATGGGCAACTTATAGCCATCTGGCGGGGGAACCAAGCATTCTTTCCTTTCAAATGCTGGAGGGCAATGCCTTTCTAGAAAAGTCAGCCGATGCAAACCATACTTCTTCCATCTCTGTTACACTAATCGTTATTAGTGTCACTCAATCAATGGAGCACAGGCAAGTAAATTTCAATTACCAGCTCCTAAAATGCTCAATAACATGAGATAGTAGTTAAAAATTTACCCTTGGATCAGTGCATGGAGTGTAGTCCTGATAATCGAGGCCACATTCAGGAAAGGAAACATCATTTATTTGGAGAGGGCCTGCAGCAATTGACTTGGTTGATTCAATTGCATCTTCAACAGTTTCATATCTGTCCTTCTCAGAACAAAAGATTCCTCCAAGATAAAATGAAAAGCCACATAGCACGATAAACATTATTGCCATGGGAACTGTCCTTGAACTTTTATCTGGATGAGATGACGGTTTTCCATCTTTCTCCCTGTGCTTCATGATCCCAAAAATTGATCAACTAACTGCAAGTGGAAGAACAAGGGTTAAAATCAAAACCAGAATATAACTACACAGCCTGCTCTATCGTTGCCAAGAACTCCAAATCAACTTCTTCACTTTTCTCTTTGATTAGCAATTAGGAGGGGTGGTGGAAGGGGTGAAGAAGCTAACTGGAAGCTACTACTAGCACTAGAAACTACCGAAGGAATTCCAGAATTTGATCCAAAGGAATCTTATAGATCACAAAAATTTTCGGGCAAAAGAATAAGAATTCATTGAAAGAAAACAATTTGGTAGCTTCAGATAATCTATATGAATAGCAGAGCTGATATCTCTTTACCAATCCAAGCAATTACTTAAGCATGGAATCTTCTAAATTAGAACCAAGAAACTGATGCAAACAGAACCTAAACTTTACCAACAGCTTCAGTTCATGAATGCAATTGACTgtctcaaaaaagaaaaatagggaCTGCAGAGTTCAATGCATGCAGATCTAGTCAAAAACTAGGAGATCTGATTGCATCTACTATGGAAGAATAGAACTTTGATGTTACTTTAAAGACTTAAAATTCCACATGATATGGGCCCAAATGCCTGGCCTTTTATAAAATTCCGCCGTCCTAAAACTAACTGAGGGCCCTCTTGGCCAATAAGTCAGCAAAAGATAATGGGGAAGAAAAGGGGATGCTGAATCAATCAGTCTCACACAAACAACTCAACTAAACCATGCAAAACCCTccgaaaggaagaaaaagaaaactactcCTATCATATTCATTAACTGgtaggaaaatcaaataaaacaacATATAAATATTTACTGGTTGATAAAATCATCACTTTAAATTAACGAAAAGTTGCTACTTTCTAATGATCACTATAACCTGAATCACAAGAATTCAATCAAGACACAGGCAAAGCAAATCTTCCGACACACACCTTCCCAACTCCCAAGAATGCATAAATTTTAGATCAAAATCATGTCTTTGCAGTTCATTTCCTATAAATTGCATAAAACTTTTCTACATGCATTGACAtgttaatttttaaatgaaaatcaaaGAAAGCTGCGAGTGTTTCTTGAAacccaattttttaaaaaacaaatcTTGAGCTATGCATTCATCTATAGTAACAGAAAACAAAGAACCAAGAATGAAAAGAGTCCAAAACTCGATCTATTTCAGGTAATTGAGGAGATCCCTTTTCGGAAAATAGGCAAAAATTATCAATCGAaaccaaacaaacaacaaaCAGGGCCATAAACAGAAGACTAGGTAATGTGAAGGAGAAAGAACAATGCAAATGATCTGCCAGAGATCTGACAAATGATAAAGCACTAAACAGCGAGTATAAAACAGAgcatgaaagagaaaaggaccATACAATGCAGGTTCAGAGATAATCAACAAAGATGAGAAAGTACCTCTGTATTATGTATACAAGTATCTCTATAAAAAATTTCTCTATATC
It includes:
- the LOC113702771 gene encoding probable methyltransferase PMT20; translation: MKHREKDGKPSSHPDKSSRTVPMAIMFIVLCGFSFYLGGIFCSEKDRYETVEDAIESTKSIAAGPLQINDVSFPECGLDYQDYTPCTDPRRWKKYGLHRLTFLERHCPPAFERKECLVPPPDGYKLPIRWPKSRDQCWYRNVPYDWINKQKSNQHWLKKEGDKFLFPGGGTMFPNGVGEYVDRMQKLIPGMKDGTIRTAIDTGCGVASWGGDLLDHNILTVSLAPRDNHEAQVQFALERGIPAILGIISTQRLPFPSNSFDMAHCSRCLIPWTEFGGIYLLEIHRILRPGGFWVLSGPPVNYENRWRGWNTTIEEQKSDYEKLQELLTSMCFTFYKKKDDIAVWQKSSDNNCYKKLDSPDNYPTKCDDGTEPDSAWYTPLRPCAVVPDNKYKKLGLKSIPKWPQRLHVAPERVTDVRGGSDGAFNHDDSKWKARAKHYKKLLPAIGTDKIRNVMDMNTLYGGFAAALIDDPLWVMNVVSSYASNTLAVVFDRGLIGTYHDWCEAFSTYPRTYDILHVDGLFTAESHRCEMKYILLEMDRILRPNGYAIVRESSFYVDAVAAIAKGMKWGCRKEDTEYGVDKEKILICQKKLWYSSTKQTS
- the LOC113704442 gene encoding mitogen-activated protein kinase kinase kinase 20-like → MWIREKTLGSGSFGFVSIAKTIPSSFPDDEEDQLFFDLPPIIAVKSAEFSCSESLQRERLLLHEFQNCPQIIHCYGADVSEEDGHLLYNMLLEFASGGSLADYVHGSQYGLLEEEVKQFTRSVLLGLSYIHAEGYAHCDIKPANILLVDDEEGNRTAKISDFGLATKVSKRRTGRKRKKGNRGTLFYMAPESVMFGEYDSKVDIWALGCTVIEMFTKKPAWDFDFGQCTDLDDFDEFFDRIKNEEVEIPRGLSKDAQDFLAKCLIKNPGLRWTADMLSSHPFVSGLDKAPVDQEISEESAFSPMSDEPRIGSSEDDESSKDMDSIKPMLLLKNLARLDKVAAENSVSDRSLGLKPTLNESVSEKSYEFRLFKRRKGLDPEVLYEGIQCNANFGFLQAC